The nucleotide window ACATTTTCGCCGGATACTGCAGGTACCAGGCCCGTGCTGTTTTGCACCTGCTCTGTTATAATACGGGCTTTGGCTTCAAATGTTTCAAAATCCGCATGATATTCAAAATAAGCAAATCCAAAAGTACCATCGGGTCTGTTAATCGTAGGAGAAGGATCTATTTTATCGTATATCCATACCTGTTCGCCGATAATACGATAACGAAAAGGCTCTATCGCATTCATGGCCACCATGGCTTTATGCAGGTAATACAGGAAAAAGGAATATCCTTTTTCTCTGGCAGTAGCGTAGGCTTTGGTACAGTCTACATTAACACATACCCCGAAAAACGGCTCCTCGAACTGATTAAAAAAATGAAAATGATCTTTCCGTTTCCAGGTATTAATATCTAATAATTGTTTCATGACAATAGCTTCGGCAGAATGTCCGAAATAGTTTGAAAAGAATAGAATTTTTCTTCCTTCACTTCTTCATTCACCACTTCATGAGCCCATACAGTATGATATGGAATATGGATGGCATGGGCACCAATAGCCAGTACCGGCATCACATCTGATTTGATGGAGTTGCCGATCATCAGAAAGGCTTCCGGCTGGCAGTCCAGATGACGAAGCAGT belongs to Chitinophaga sp. HK235 and includes:
- a CDS encoding chloramphenicol acetyltransferase, which codes for MKQLLDINTWKRKDHFHFFNQFEEPFFGVCVNVDCTKAYATAREKGYSFFLYYLHKAMVAMNAIEPFRYRIIGEQVWIYDKIDPSPTINRPDGTFGFAYFEYHADFETFEAKARIITEQVQNSTGLVPAVSGENVVHCSSLPWINFTALSHARSFSFKDSCPKVSFGKMTNADGISTMPVSLHVHHALMDGYHAGQFFEYFQQQLDS